The following proteins are co-located in the Phragmites australis chromosome 10, lpPhrAust1.1, whole genome shotgun sequence genome:
- the LOC133931186 gene encoding photosystem II stability/assembly factor HCF136, chloroplastic-like: protein MATNSAAASLHLLLPTSRRRLVPRASHSQADSTPPTVDRRRFIAHTAAAAAVTPLVLPPWAPAARADETPALSEWERIYLPIDPGVVLLDIAFVPDDPSHGFLLGTRQTILETKDGGNTWFPRSIPSAEDEDFNYRFNSVSFMGKEGWIIGKPAILLHTSDAGESWERIPLSAQLPGNIVYIKATGEKSAEMVTDEGAIYVTSNRGYNWKAAVQETVSATLNRTVSSGISGASYYTGTFNTVNRSPDGRYVAVSSRGNFYLTWEPGQPFWQPHNRAVARRIQNMGWRADGGLWLLVRGGGLFLSKGTGITEDFEEVQVQSRGFGILDVGFRSQDEAWAAGGSGVLLKTRNGGKTWVRDKAADNIPGNLYSVKFLGESKGFVLGNDGVLLRYVG, encoded by the exons ATGGCCACcaactccgccgccgcctccctccacctcctcctccccacctcccgccgccgcctcgtcccTCGCGCCTCCCATTCACAGGCTGACTCCACACCGCCCACCGTCGACCGCCGCCGCTTCATTGCCCACACTGCCGCCGCGGCCGCTGTCACCCCTCTCGTGCTACCTCCCTGGGCCCCCGCGGCGCGCGCGGACGAGACGCCGGCGCTGTCCGAGTGGGAGCGCATTTACCTGCCTATCGACCCCGGCGTCGTCCTACTCGACATCGCCTTCGTCCCCGACGACCCCTCCCACG GTTTTCTCCTTGGGACAAGACAGACGATACTGGAGACAAAAGATGGAGGAAACACCTGGTTCCCTCGCTCTATCCCTTCAGCAGAGGACGAAGATTTCAACTACAGATTCAATTCAGTAAGCTTCATGGGAAAAGAAGGATGGATTATCGGGAAGCCTGCAATTTTGTTGCACACTTCAGATGCAGGAGAAAGCTGGGAAAGAATACCTTTGAGTGCCCAACTTCCCGGGAACATT GTTTACATAAAAGCTACTGGGGAGAAAAGCGCAGAGATGGTTACCGATGAGGGAGCAATTTATGTTACTTCTAATCGTGGCTACAACTGGAAGGCTGCCGTGCAAGAGACCGTATCGGCTACTCTTAACAG AACAGTTTCAAGTGGCATTAGCGGTGCAAGTTACTACACTGGGACTTTCAACACGGTGAACCGCTCACCTGATGGGCGCTATGTTGCTGTATCCAGCCGAGGCAACTTCTATTTGACCTGGGAACCTGGGCAG CCATTTTGGCAACCGCACAACAGGGCGGTGGCACGGAGAATTCAGAATATGGGGTGGAGAGCAGATGGTGGGCTTTGGCTCCTGGTGCGCGGCGGTGGACTCTTCCTCAGCAAAGGAACTGGG ATAACTGAAGACTTTGAGGAAGTGCAAGTGCAGAGCCGAGGTTTTGGGATTCTTGACGTCGGCTTTCGCTCACAG GATGAGGCATGGGCTGCTGGTGGGAGCGGCGTGTTGCTGAAGACAAGAAACGGAGGGAAGACCTGGGTGCGCGACAAGGCTGCTGATAACATTCCCGGGAACCTCTACTCTGTCAA ATTCCTTGGTGAGAGCAAAGGGTTCGTGCTGGGGAACGACGGCGTCTTGCTTCGATATGTTGGCTGA